One window from the genome of Nicotiana sylvestris chromosome 9, ASM39365v2, whole genome shotgun sequence encodes:
- the LOC138877240 gene encoding uncharacterized protein, whose translation MAKRMRSLEQSLKNMQGLSGQNSVSYTDLCMFPHVHLPVGFKIPKFEKYDGHGDPIAHLKKYCNQLRGAGSKEELLMAYFGESLIGIASKWYMDQDISRWHIWDDLARDFVRQFQYNIDTASDKNSLSNLKKKPSESFREYAIKWREQAQESDYFQNMMSAMGKPFAKAIKIEEMVENGLKMGRILSQAAIRSTSQAVQSGSGGMARGKKKDETSMAASEAREYRKKPKTTPKLEKGEKKTSTVKVESEEKVETKTVTMVPVRNEVLYVPRGRA comes from the exons atggcaaaaagaatgaggagcctcgagcagagtttgaaaaacatgcaaggtttaagcgggcaAAATAGTGTTTCCTAtaccgacctatgcatgttccctcacgtgcacctacctgTGGGTTTCAAAATaccaaagtttgaaaagtatgatgggcacggcgaccccattgctcatctcaagaagtattgcaaTCAATTGAGGGGAGCTGGcagcaaagaagaattgttgatggcatacttcggggaaagtctgaTAGGAATAGCCTCaaagtggtatatggaccaagacatatctcgatggcatatatgggatgatctcgccagagattttgtgagacaatttcaatataatattgacacTGCATCAGACaaaaattctctgtcaaacttgaagaagaaaccctcggaaagtttcagagaatatgctattaaatggcgcgagcag gctcaagaatcagactatttccagaatatgatgtcagccatgggaaagcctttcgcgaaAGCAATCAAGATCgaggagatggtagagaatggtttgaaaatgggtagaatcttaagtcaagcagccataaggtcaacctcccaagccgtccaaagcgggtccggagggatggcaagaggaaagaaaaaggacgaaacatccatggcagcatcagaagcgaGGGAATATC ggaaaaagcctaaaactaccccgaagctagagaaaggggaaaagaagactagTACTGTCAAGGTTGAGTCCGAAGAGAAGGTCGAGACAAAGACAGTAACGATGGTGCCTGtgaggaatgaagttctttacgtcCCACGAGGTCGAGCATAG